One window of Anaerolineales bacterium genomic DNA carries:
- a CDS encoding sugar ABC transporter permease yields MNIKTALRILSIVAVLAIAWGLRVRAADKLPIDFDEDDYLRAGQEYAHLIRTSNWSGFLETNYRTEHPPLAKIAYGIVFSFLPEQPLVEDVAITAGPAKILPGELLRAGRKEAAGFGTLTAFLLALVNPLAGILLATHSFTIKYTSQIMLDGLSSLLSLSTILAYVQYKRRNRAVWLVMSSVLLGLAADSKYLHGTVGFAILVDQIFENRKNIIGRNFKTLLPILGWGLLSLLVFFGANPYLWPDPIGRLQESFTSVTYTVTNPNVQNANFPLWQPLVWISMSPILWHENVFLFAPDFLIGLFAIVGFTRLWQKERVFALWLGLSLLTLLLWKTKWPQYILILTAPLSLAAAEGIAKAWESLLVSLRNRGSKRVFYNFEESRQAIPWLVPGLIAFALLTLLPFLFQVAVSLTDFNSASIRDGFQGGIWREILGGLSGQIEPSNSEFPFRSNKVQYTGFSGYLPIFYFVTGQGIFVFNILWMVASTSLQVLLGGGLSILLNQRGVGLKKFWQAFFILPWAIPEFIGALMWLNIFVPEIGWLSLAAKKYGDAFPLQFLIGWERTPTFWFFIFLVPAVWYGFPLILLAVNAGLKTIPRDIYEAASIDGANSWQMLHHMTLPLLMPILLPAIIIRGIYAFNQFYLFQAFLFTESTFATLSYNLFNPSSGFGGGQFAVSAIINILTVLILIGLVSLFNRRMQSREEFIHA; encoded by the coding sequence ATGAACATAAAAACGGCTTTGCGAATTCTATCGATCGTGGCCGTCCTTGCCATTGCATGGGGATTGCGGGTACGCGCGGCGGATAAACTTCCCATCGATTTTGACGAAGACGATTACTTGCGCGCAGGTCAGGAATACGCGCATCTTATCCGGACCTCGAACTGGTCCGGTTTTTTGGAAACCAACTACCGGACAGAGCACCCACCGCTTGCAAAGATCGCCTACGGCATCGTGTTTTCCTTCCTGCCAGAGCAACCGCTTGTCGAAGATGTTGCCATAACCGCCGGTCCTGCCAAAATCCTGCCCGGGGAACTGCTTCGGGCTGGGCGCAAAGAAGCCGCAGGGTTTGGAACGCTCACAGCTTTTTTACTGGCACTTGTGAATCCGCTCGCCGGGATTCTGCTTGCCACCCATTCATTCACTATCAAATACACAAGCCAGATCATGCTGGATGGGCTGTCTTCACTCTTGAGTTTAAGCACCATCCTGGCATATGTGCAATACAAAAGGAGAAACCGCGCCGTTTGGCTGGTCATGTCATCGGTCCTGCTGGGCCTCGCCGCGGATTCGAAATATTTGCACGGCACCGTGGGGTTTGCCATTCTTGTCGACCAGATATTCGAGAATCGGAAAAATATCATCGGCCGTAATTTTAAAACTCTCCTGCCGATCCTTGGTTGGGGATTGTTATCGCTCCTTGTCTTTTTTGGCGCAAATCCATATTTATGGCCGGATCCCATCGGGCGTCTGCAAGAATCCTTCACATCAGTGACATATACGGTTACAAATCCGAATGTGCAAAACGCGAATTTTCCGCTCTGGCAACCCTTGGTCTGGATCAGCATGTCGCCCATCCTCTGGCATGAAAACGTGTTTTTGTTCGCGCCTGATTTTCTGATCGGGCTCTTCGCCATCGTCGGCTTTACCCGCCTCTGGCAAAAGGAAAGGGTCTTTGCCCTCTGGCTGGGACTCTCTCTGCTCACCCTGCTCTTGTGGAAAACGAAATGGCCGCAATATATTCTCATCCTTACAGCCCCACTGTCCCTCGCCGCCGCGGAGGGAATTGCGAAGGCGTGGGAATCGCTTCTGGTAAGTCTCCGCAACCGAGGATCGAAAAGGGTTTTTTATAACTTCGAGGAATCACGGCAGGCAATTCCCTGGCTTGTGCCCGGTTTGATCGCCTTTGCCTTATTGACCCTTCTCCCCTTTTTGTTCCAGGTCGCTGTTTCGCTCACGGATTTCAACAGCGCCTCCATCCGAGATGGTTTCCAGGGCGGCATCTGGCGCGAGATCCTCGGTGGGTTGTCCGGGCAGATCGAGCCTTCAAACTCCGAATTTCCCTTCCGTTCGAACAAAGTCCAATACACCGGCTTTTCCGGCTATCTGCCGATTTTTTACTTTGTAACCGGGCAGGGTATCTTCGTCTTCAACATTCTCTGGATGGTTGCCTCCACCAGCCTGCAGGTGCTTCTGGGTGGCGGTCTTTCGATTCTTCTCAACCAACGCGGTGTGGGATTGAAAAAATTCTGGCAGGCGTTCTTCATCCTTCCATGGGCGATTCCAGAATTCATCGGAGCGCTCATGTGGTTGAACATTTTCGTTCCTGAGATCGGCTGGCTGAGCCTTGCGGCAAAAAAATACGGGGACGCCTTTCCCCTACAATTTTTGATCGGCTGGGAAAGAACACCCACCTTTTGGTTCTTCATTTTTCTCGTCCCAGCCGTTTGGTACGGATTTCCCCTCATCCTGCTGGCGGTCAATGCAGGGCTGAAAACGATCCCCAGGGATATTTACGAAGCCGCCTCCATCGACGGCGCAAACAGCTGGCAAATGCTGCACCACATGACCCTTCCCCTATTGATGCCGATACTGCTACCTGCGATCATCATCCGCGGCATCTACGCCTTCAACCAGTTCTATCTTTTCCAGGCGTTTTTATTTACCGAAAGCACGTTTGCGACACTCTCGTACAACTTATTCAACCCTTCCAGCGGATTTGGAGGCGGACAGTTCGCAGTATCAGCCATCATAAATATCCTGACCGTCTTGATCCTGATCGGCCTTGTAAGTCTTTTCAATCGCCGCATGCAAAGCCGGGAGGAATTCATCCATGCGTAA
- a CDS encoding carbohydrate ABC transporter permease: protein MRKISPARQLITQLILLLVGLFILIPLWSTVRLAFDGSLHGRPTEFTFLPKETSLEPFVAVLDRPYQSVEFKVLLRNSMIVSIGAAIIATLLGISLAYGFARFRFPARNTGLFMLLLAALLPPIAFATPLYIILSLLNIRTTLIGLTIVYAAFAMPFCVWNMRAAFGAIPREVEEAAHLDGANHFQTFLHISLPISLPSIAVTTLIAFLMGYTEFAIGWLFVDKADNVTLSMATYALVYGQFSGAQPWSYLGSLAIVMSIPVIIIFILFQQTLMERLLFQETS, encoded by the coding sequence ATGCGTAAAATTTCACCCGCCCGCCAGTTAATCACCCAACTCATTCTTCTGTTGGTCGGTCTGTTCATTCTTATCCCCCTCTGGAGCACCGTGCGCCTTGCCTTTGACGGTTCCCTGCACGGACGCCCCACCGAGTTCACCTTCCTCCCAAAAGAGACTTCGCTCGAACCCTTCGTCGCCGTATTGGACCGCCCCTACCAATCTGTCGAGTTCAAGGTTCTCCTCCGAAACAGCATGATCGTTTCGATCGGCGCCGCGATCATCGCCACTTTGCTTGGGATATCGCTCGCCTATGGTTTCGCGCGCTTCCGTTTTCCGGCACGCAATACGGGTCTCTTTATGCTCCTGCTTGCTGCGTTGCTCCCGCCAATCGCTTTTGCCACCCCTCTTTACATCATCCTGAGCCTCCTCAATATTCGCACGACCTTGATAGGATTGACCATCGTCTATGCTGCTTTCGCCATGCCGTTCTGCGTTTGGAACATGCGCGCCGCCTTCGGGGCAATCCCAAGAGAGGTGGAGGAAGCCGCCCACCTCGACGGCGCAAATCATTTCCAGACTTTTCTCCACATCAGCCTCCCTATTTCATTACCGTCCATCGCTGTCACCACCCTGATCGCCTTCCTGATGGGTTACACCGAATTCGCAATCGGCTGGCTCTTCGTGGACAAAGCCGACAATGTCACACTTTCGATGGCAACCTACGCCCTGGTCTACGGACAATTTTCCGGCGCGCAGCCGTGGAGTTACCTTGGCTCCCTCGCCATCGTCATGTCCATTCCGGTCATCATCATATTCATTCTTTTCCAGCAAACCCTGATGGAACGTCTGCTCTTTCAAGAGACCTCATGA